In the genome of Coraliomargarita algicola, one region contains:
- a CDS encoding mechanosensitive ion channel family protein, with protein MTVWFANIYHTEIAGNGLDHWLYALGATVVLFLALKLLFAVLERRILSLSKKTSTIADDLLAAALGSTKSYILFVAAVWGGTRFLDLGSWDMHFDFALLIAVVLQAAIWGNRMVSCYITYYTDARREDNPGAVSVVQGVSFIVRLVIWSVAFLLVVDNLGYDVTALVAGMGIGGIAVALAIQNILGDLFASLSIVLDKPFVIGDFIIVGELMGGVEKIGLKTTRVRSLSGEQLIFSNSDLLNSRIRNYKRMQERRIPFGFGVTYQTTPDQLEAIPPLVKSIIKGVEGLRFDRAHFKSFGDSSYDFEVVYYINSPDFNAYMDAQQTINLALCRAFAERGIEFAYPTRTLYMHRAGDGAAGEGDS; from the coding sequence ATGACTGTTTGGTTCGCGAATATCTATCATACGGAAATCGCAGGCAATGGGCTGGATCATTGGCTTTATGCCTTGGGAGCTACGGTTGTGCTGTTTTTAGCACTGAAGTTGCTCTTTGCTGTTTTAGAGCGCCGTATCCTCAGCCTGAGTAAAAAAACATCCACAATTGCGGATGATCTGTTGGCTGCTGCATTGGGATCTACTAAAAGCTATATCCTGTTTGTCGCGGCAGTATGGGGGGGCACGCGTTTTCTGGATCTCGGCAGTTGGGATATGCATTTTGATTTTGCCCTGTTGATTGCGGTTGTTTTGCAAGCCGCGATTTGGGGGAATCGCATGGTTTCATGCTACATCACGTATTATACGGATGCGCGGCGTGAGGATAACCCCGGCGCGGTTTCAGTGGTGCAGGGAGTTTCTTTTATTGTGCGCTTGGTCATTTGGTCGGTGGCGTTCTTATTGGTGGTCGATAACTTAGGTTATGATGTAACTGCTTTGGTGGCTGGAATGGGCATTGGTGGTATTGCGGTGGCATTGGCCATTCAGAATATACTTGGAGATCTCTTTGCCTCATTGTCGATTGTGTTGGATAAGCCCTTTGTGATTGGAGATTTTATCATTGTGGGCGAGCTCATGGGCGGGGTGGAGAAAATCGGGCTCAAGACGACTCGGGTGCGTAGCCTCTCGGGCGAACAATTGATTTTCTCCAATTCAGATTTACTGAATAGCCGAATTCGCAATTACAAGCGTATGCAAGAACGCCGTATTCCGTTTGGCTTCGGAGTGACGTATCAGACCACACCGGATCAGTTGGAGGCGATTCCGCCCTTGGTGAAGTCTATCATCAAGGGGGTGGAGGGGCTGCGTTTTGACCGTGCTCATTTCAAAAGCTTTGGCGATAGTTCCTATGATTTCGAGGTGGTTTACTATATTAATTCGCCCGATTTTAATGCTTACATGGATGCGCAACAGACAATCAATTTGGCGCTCTGTCGCGCTTTTGCCGAGCGTGGTATTGAGTTTGCTTATCCGACGCGTACGCTTTATATGCACCGCGCTGGGGATGGGGCTGCGGGCGAGGGAGATTCATAA
- the serA gene encoding phosphoglycerate dehydrogenase, which translates to MKILIADRISPIGVDLFKAQPGFDVVEAYGSSPEQILELAKDADAIAVRSDTRITAEVIAAAPKLKVVGRAGVGVDNIDIEAATDHGVIVMNTPTGNTIATAELTFTHMLAGTRPIVQACAGMKAGRWDRKKYTGSELNQKTLGVLGMGRIGAEVAKRAMAFQMDVLAYDPYLTESRAKSLGVKQATLDEVIENADYITVHMPMTKDTKHMLNADAFKRMKDGVRVFNCARGGIIEEAALIEALNSGKVAAAGLDVYEDEPPAEDSPLRGIENLVLTPHLGASTVEAQENVGIDVAKQMIEALTGGMVVNALNMPSVDPKVLEKLGPYMTLGEKVGTFSQQLAPEGVEKITIRYFGKITELDTLPLTNAIQRGFLRDISDNVNNVNAPKKIERLGIACDQVKSSDHADFNELIEVEVACKGGKTRTIGGTLVGKNQTPRIVEIDSHSVEVSTDATLLVLKNKDVPGIVGFIGVTLGEDQVNIANMSLSRDKGEGFAVSVFELDSAPSETAAKKITEHPAIEKYRVIKL; encoded by the coding sequence ATGAAAATACTAATTGCAGACCGCATTTCGCCTATAGGTGTTGATTTGTTCAAAGCCCAACCAGGTTTTGACGTCGTAGAAGCCTATGGTTCCTCACCGGAGCAAATCCTTGAGCTTGCCAAGGACGCCGACGCAATTGCCGTGCGTTCCGATACTCGTATCACTGCCGAGGTGATTGCTGCCGCGCCGAAGCTGAAGGTGGTAGGACGTGCGGGAGTCGGTGTGGATAACATCGATATCGAAGCGGCGACTGACCATGGCGTCATCGTGATGAACACGCCAACGGGGAATACGATTGCCACCGCGGAACTTACTTTCACTCATATGCTCGCGGGTACTCGCCCGATCGTACAAGCATGCGCTGGTATGAAGGCTGGCCGCTGGGATCGTAAGAAGTATACTGGTTCTGAGCTGAATCAAAAAACTCTGGGTGTGCTCGGCATGGGCCGTATCGGGGCTGAAGTGGCTAAGCGCGCCATGGCCTTTCAAATGGATGTGCTCGCGTATGATCCTTATTTGACCGAATCCCGCGCTAAGTCGCTCGGTGTGAAGCAGGCTACCTTAGACGAAGTGATCGAGAATGCGGACTACATTACAGTGCACATGCCGATGACGAAGGATACGAAGCACATGCTGAATGCCGATGCATTCAAGCGTATGAAGGACGGTGTGCGCGTCTTTAATTGTGCTCGTGGGGGTATTATTGAAGAAGCGGCGCTGATTGAGGCACTGAATTCCGGTAAAGTTGCTGCGGCCGGTCTAGATGTTTACGAAGATGAGCCACCAGCAGAAGATAGCCCTCTGCGTGGCATCGAAAATCTTGTTCTTACGCCACACTTGGGGGCTTCTACAGTGGAAGCTCAGGAAAATGTCGGCATCGACGTGGCGAAGCAAATGATCGAAGCACTTACCGGTGGTATGGTTGTGAACGCGCTGAATATGCCATCGGTCGATCCTAAGGTGCTCGAAAAGCTCGGCCCTTATATGACACTTGGCGAAAAAGTCGGCACATTCTCGCAGCAACTCGCCCCTGAAGGTGTTGAGAAAATTACCATTCGTTACTTTGGTAAGATCACCGAGCTTGATACCCTGCCACTGACGAATGCCATTCAGCGTGGCTTTTTACGTGATATTTCCGACAACGTGAATAACGTAAATGCGCCTAAGAAGATTGAGCGCCTCGGGATCGCCTGTGATCAAGTTAAGAGCAGTGATCACGCTGACTTCAACGAATTAATTGAAGTCGAAGTGGCCTGCAAGGGAGGTAAAACGCGCACCATTGGCGGCACATTGGTTGGTAAGAATCAGACTCCACGGATCGTTGAAATCGATTCGCACAGTGTCGAAGTAAGCACCGACGCGACCTTGTTGGTGCTGAAGAATAAGGATGTTCCCGGTATTGTCGGCTTTATCGGTGTCACGCTCGGAGAGGATCAGGTCAATATCGCCAACATGTCGCTGAGTCGCGATAAGGGCGAAGGATTTGCGGTCTCTGTTTTTGAACTCGACAGTGCCCCTTCGGAGACGGCTGCGAAGAAGATTACTGAGCATCCCGCAATCGAAAAATACCGCGTGATCAAGCTCTAG
- the hisH gene encoding imidazole glycerol phosphate synthase subunit HisH → MSKDASNLKPKLAVIDYGMGNLRSVVRAWEHVGADAYLVSEPEQIGSADALIFPGQGAIVDTMRLLQATGFDHVIRDWIAADRPFFGICLGLQALFEHSEEGDTAALGIFKGSVKRFVIDPALKIPHMGWNAVTFAPGAPLTEGLVSGQDQFYFVHSYYIQPQDPSIALFHSDYGGQFVSGIRFGNCYATQFHPEKSQAKGLHLYRNFLRSL, encoded by the coding sequence ATGTCTAAAGATGCTTCCAATTTAAAACCAAAACTCGCCGTGATTGATTACGGTATGGGGAACTTGCGCAGTGTCGTTAGGGCCTGGGAGCATGTGGGGGCCGATGCCTACCTGGTATCAGAGCCGGAACAGATCGGCTCGGCCGATGCACTGATCTTTCCGGGGCAGGGAGCGATCGTCGATACCATGCGTTTACTGCAGGCGACTGGTTTTGACCATGTGATTCGTGATTGGATCGCTGCGGACCGACCTTTTTTCGGTATTTGTCTCGGACTTCAGGCGCTATTTGAGCATTCGGAAGAGGGCGACACCGCTGCTCTAGGTATTTTCAAAGGATCCGTTAAGCGTTTTGTGATCGATCCTGCGCTTAAGATTCCGCATATGGGCTGGAATGCTGTGACCTTCGCGCCCGGGGCCCCGCTAACTGAGGGCCTTGTTTCTGGTCAGGATCAATTTTATTTTGTTCATAGTTATTACATTCAACCGCAAGACCCCAGCATAGCACTCTTTCATTCGGACTACGGAGGACAATTTGTCTCCGGTATCCGCTTTGGCAATTGTTATGCTACTCAATTTCACCCCGAAAAAAGTCAGGCAAAAGGATTGCATCTATATCGAAATTTTTTGAGATCGCTTTAG
- a CDS encoding citrate synthase, protein MENTGTIRLGNENFEFPIIVGTEGEKALDTRTLRAKSGCITFDEGYGNTGSCMSDITFIDGENGILRHRGYPIEQLAENSSFLETAMLVIYGELPSEENLRAFRQQVRKNSSIHTGMHSHFDGFPSGAHPMAILSSMLNSLGAYYPEMSSNDREQDLAHFDETAALLISKVRTIAAMTYRMKMGLPFVYPADKRYTGNFLHMMFSEPYNEYVDDHGAGKALDLFLMLHADHEQNCSTSTVRMVASGGANLFASVSAGVCALWGPSHGGANMAVIKMLEEIHAAGDDGSRFIEAAKKGEAKLMGFGHRVYKNYDPRAKILGKSAESILESIGMEDPLLDIARRLEQAALEDDYFISRKLYPNVDFYSGLILKAIGIPVEMFTVMFAIGRMPGWIANWKEIAENPKSRIHRPRQIYTGSTKRDYLALDQR, encoded by the coding sequence ATGGAAAATACAGGCACTATCCGACTTGGAAACGAAAATTTCGAGTTCCCCATTATTGTGGGAACCGAGGGCGAGAAAGCCCTAGATACACGGACCTTACGCGCGAAGAGTGGTTGTATCACTTTTGACGAAGGCTATGGTAATACCGGTTCCTGCATGAGTGACATCACCTTTATTGATGGTGAAAATGGCATTCTTCGTCACCGTGGGTATCCGATCGAACAACTCGCCGAGAACTCTTCTTTCCTTGAGACCGCTATGTTGGTCATCTACGGAGAGTTGCCTTCGGAGGAGAATCTACGTGCATTCCGTCAGCAAGTGCGCAAGAACTCTTCGATACATACGGGGATGCACAGCCACTTCGATGGTTTCCCGAGTGGTGCACATCCCATGGCTATCCTTTCTTCGATGCTCAACTCGCTGGGGGCATACTATCCAGAGATGTCGTCGAATGATCGTGAGCAAGATTTAGCTCATTTCGATGAAACGGCAGCCCTTCTTATTTCCAAGGTGCGGACCATCGCAGCCATGACTTATCGCATGAAGATGGGGCTGCCATTTGTTTATCCTGCCGACAAACGCTACACAGGTAACTTCCTGCATATGATGTTTTCGGAGCCTTATAACGAATACGTCGACGACCATGGCGCGGGTAAAGCGCTCGACCTATTCTTGATGCTGCATGCAGATCATGAGCAAAACTGTTCCACTTCTACAGTCCGTATGGTTGCTTCTGGCGGGGCTAATTTGTTTGCTTCGGTTTCTGCTGGTGTCTGTGCACTTTGGGGCCCGTCTCATGGTGGCGCGAATATGGCAGTGATCAAGATGCTGGAAGAAATTCATGCAGCAGGGGACGACGGCTCGCGTTTTATCGAAGCCGCGAAGAAGGGGGAAGCCAAGTTGATGGGCTTTGGCCACCGCGTTTATAAGAATTACGATCCACGCGCTAAAATCCTCGGTAAGAGTGCCGAGAGTATTCTTGAAAGTATCGGGATGGAAGATCCGTTGCTCGATATCGCACGCCGACTGGAGCAAGCAGCTCTGGAAGATGATTATTTCATCAGCCGTAAACTCTACCCGAATGTCGATTTTTACAGTGGTCTTATTTTGAAGGCGATTGGTATCCCCGTTGAAATGTTTACTGTGATGTTTGCGATCGGACGTATGCCCGGTTGGATTGCCAACTGGAAGGAGATTGCTGAAAATCCGAAGAGCCGCATTCACCGTCCACGCCAAATTTATACTGGCAGCACCAAGCGCGATTATCTCGCGCTGGATCAACGCTAG
- a CDS encoding sigma-70 family RNA polymerase sigma factor: MNIAQTAERTRNRRSQANRLSDVPRSRTDEVEAVTDVRELPSNDRNVMRTYMQEISKTPLLSKEEEIELAARIQQGDKAARDHMISANLRLVVKIAYDYNNFGLPLLDLISEGNIGLIKAVERFDPSKGGKLSTYAAWWIKQSIKRALANQSKTIRLPVHLVDRIAKMRKVTAQLADELDREPADEEIAFAMDMPVNKVAHLKSVSIRPASLDAPVGEDGETTFGELVGDDNEATPLENLQEKSMSNDIKSVIDRLEEREAEIIQLRFGLDGNRPLTLEEVGERFDVTRERVRQIQNIAIHKMRRLMTENERQRSKEEVQEERIEQEKMKVLQEFFQEQVAS, encoded by the coding sequence ATGAATATAGCACAGACAGCAGAAAGAACCCGAAATCGACGTTCACAAGCTAATCGGCTCTCAGACGTCCCCCGCTCTCGCACAGACGAAGTTGAGGCCGTAACCGACGTCCGCGAACTCCCCTCAAATGATCGCAACGTCATGCGCACTTATATGCAGGAGATCTCTAAAACCCCCTTACTGAGCAAGGAGGAAGAGATCGAACTCGCCGCACGCATCCAACAAGGCGATAAAGCCGCCCGCGATCACATGATTTCTGCGAACCTGCGCCTAGTCGTTAAAATAGCTTACGATTACAACAATTTCGGCCTACCACTCCTCGACTTAATTAGCGAAGGCAACATTGGCTTGATCAAAGCCGTCGAGCGCTTCGACCCTTCTAAAGGCGGCAAGCTAAGTACCTATGCCGCTTGGTGGATCAAGCAATCGATCAAGCGCGCCCTGGCCAACCAAAGTAAGACGATTCGCCTGCCGGTGCACCTGGTCGACCGCATCGCCAAAATGCGCAAAGTCACCGCACAACTCGCCGACGAACTTGACCGCGAACCTGCTGACGAAGAAATCGCGTTCGCGATGGACATGCCGGTCAACAAAGTCGCGCACTTGAAATCAGTCAGTATTCGTCCTGCATCACTGGACGCCCCGGTAGGTGAAGATGGCGAAACCACCTTCGGTGAACTAGTCGGAGACGACAACGAAGCGACCCCGTTAGAGAATTTACAGGAAAAATCCATGAGCAACGACATCAAGTCCGTCATCGACCGGCTTGAAGAACGTGAAGCCGAAATCATCCAGCTACGCTTCGGACTGGATGGTAACCGCCCACTCACACTGGAAGAAGTCGGTGAACGCTTCGACGTCACTCGCGAACGCGTGCGACAGATTCAAAATATTGCCATCCACAAGATGCGTCGTCTCATGACTGAAAACGAGCGCCAGCGCTCTAAAGAAGAAGTGCAAGAAGAACGCATCGAACAGGAAAAGATGAAAGTTCTGCAAGAATTCTTTCAGGAGCAAGTGGCTTCCTGA
- the trpE gene encoding anthranilate synthase component I → MNIQPTRSEFAKLTAKGNTIPVYLDLTADCETPLGAYCKIRNEGPAFLFESIVGGERISRYSFLGANPRKVYRVFEKETKIHHKGGETETIETPSDPLKLIEAEMASYQPVDMPDMPPFCGGAVGFVGHEFIHSIEPTVPKPSDNPLEMPILYYMITDSVLIFDHVRQILRICVNAHSQDGNSSQAYDQAVAEIQRIYEVLERQQPISHRPIESPGEITVPAGNFTKERFKAAVDQVKDYVRAGDVIQTVLSQRFVKEFKPAPVDLYRALRTVNPSPYMFLMEDADFSVVGASPEVHVRLTGDQVEIRPIAGTRHRGQTETEDLALEKDLLADEKEKAEHLMLVDLARNDIGRVCQYGSIKVPDYMTIERYSHVMHIVSQVVGTIRPECTAFDLMRATFPAGTLSGAPKVRALQIISELENSQRGVYGGALGYFGFDGSHDSCIGIRTAVIKDGQIYIQSGAGLVADSVPESEFMETINKAKGMLKAVSLAESMFCE, encoded by the coding sequence ATGAATATCCAGCCCACCAGATCCGAATTCGCCAAACTCACCGCCAAGGGTAATACGATCCCTGTCTACTTGGATCTCACCGCCGATTGCGAGACCCCACTCGGTGCCTACTGCAAAATACGCAACGAAGGCCCTGCATTTTTGTTCGAGTCGATCGTCGGGGGCGAACGCATCAGCCGCTACTCCTTTCTCGGCGCCAACCCACGCAAGGTATATCGCGTATTCGAAAAAGAAACCAAGATTCATCACAAAGGCGGCGAGACTGAGACCATCGAGACTCCCAGCGATCCACTCAAGCTGATCGAAGCAGAGATGGCGAGCTACCAACCAGTCGACATGCCAGACATGCCCCCCTTTTGTGGCGGCGCTGTCGGCTTCGTCGGACACGAGTTTATTCACAGCATCGAGCCCACAGTCCCCAAGCCTTCCGACAACCCACTCGAAATGCCAATCCTTTACTATATGATCACCGATTCGGTGCTCATATTTGACCATGTACGACAGATCTTACGTATCTGCGTGAATGCTCATTCCCAAGACGGCAATTCCAGCCAGGCCTACGATCAAGCAGTGGCCGAGATCCAGCGCATTTACGAAGTGCTGGAACGCCAACAACCGATCAGCCATCGCCCCATCGAGAGCCCGGGCGAGATCACGGTGCCCGCAGGCAACTTCACCAAAGAACGCTTTAAAGCTGCAGTCGATCAGGTAAAAGACTACGTCCGCGCTGGAGATGTAATACAAACAGTTCTCTCACAGCGCTTTGTAAAAGAGTTCAAACCCGCACCAGTGGATCTTTACCGCGCTCTACGTACGGTGAACCCCTCGCCTTACATGTTTCTAATGGAAGATGCCGACTTCTCTGTCGTGGGCGCTTCTCCCGAAGTGCACGTTCGCCTGACAGGGGATCAAGTCGAAATCCGCCCCATCGCAGGCACCCGCCATCGCGGCCAAACCGAGACCGAAGACCTCGCCTTGGAAAAGGATTTGCTGGCCGACGAGAAGGAAAAGGCCGAACACCTAATGCTGGTCGACCTCGCGCGTAACGATATCGGCCGCGTCTGCCAATATGGCTCGATCAAGGTGCCGGATTACATGACTATCGAACGTTATTCACATGTTATGCACATTGTCTCACAAGTTGTGGGAACAATTCGCCCCGAGTGCACAGCCTTCGATTTAATGCGAGCCACCTTTCCAGCAGGCACTCTCAGCGGAGCGCCCAAAGTGCGGGCACTCCAGATCATTTCCGAACTCGAAAACAGCCAACGTGGTGTCTACGGCGGCGCACTGGGCTATTTTGGCTTCGATGGCAGCCACGACTCCTGCATCGGCATCCGCACCGCAGTCATCAAAGACGGCCAAATTTACATTCAGTCCGGAGCCGGCTTGGTGGCCGATTCAGTGCCAGAGAGCGAATTTATGGAGACCATCAACAAAGCCAAGGGTATGCTCAAGGCCGTTTCGCTGGCCGAAAGCATGTTTTGTGAATAA
- a CDS encoding 5-(carboxyamino)imidazole ribonucleotide synthase, translating into MITPGSTIGILGGGQLGRMLILAGRTLGYRFHVFEPKGPCPAGMVADLEINADYSDEAALKRFAEGVDVITLEFENIPSEVIDMLSAIKPVLPGSRALHICQHRQREKDFLKESGLPCVAFEYADSAESLKTAIQAIGFPCVIKTAAFGYDGKGQIKLNAPEEAADCDYLWNFLENPPRVVVEKWIHHIGEFSVVCARKADGSTSTFPMAENIHVHHILHASIVPARITDATQAAGAELACKIADLLEVVGLIAVELFLEEDGSLIINEMAPRPHNSGHYSIDGCITSQFEQHIRAVTDLPFGSTELLKPTVMINLLGDVWSDGEPDWAGLLADPRAKLHLYDKGEARPGRKMGHFTLLGDDIDATLEAAEAHFKKL; encoded by the coding sequence ATGATCACTCCTGGCAGCACTATCGGAATACTCGGCGGCGGACAACTTGGGCGCATGCTAATCTTGGCAGGCCGCACGCTCGGCTATCGCTTTCACGTCTTTGAGCCTAAAGGCCCCTGCCCCGCAGGCATGGTCGCCGACTTAGAGATCAATGCCGACTACTCCGACGAGGCTGCACTCAAGCGCTTCGCCGAAGGAGTGGACGTGATTACACTCGAGTTTGAAAACATCCCGTCGGAAGTGATCGACATGCTCAGCGCCATCAAGCCTGTGCTGCCCGGAAGCCGCGCTTTACACATTTGCCAGCACCGTCAGCGTGAAAAGGACTTCTTAAAGGAGAGCGGGCTCCCCTGCGTAGCATTTGAATACGCCGACTCCGCCGAAAGCCTAAAAACGGCCATCCAGGCCATCGGCTTCCCCTGCGTCATTAAAACGGCCGCCTTTGGTTACGACGGCAAGGGGCAGATCAAGCTCAACGCCCCTGAAGAAGCCGCCGACTGCGATTACCTCTGGAACTTCCTCGAAAACCCACCCCGCGTGGTGGTGGAAAAATGGATTCATCATATCGGTGAGTTCTCTGTGGTCTGTGCCCGCAAGGCCGACGGCAGCACCAGCACCTTCCCGATGGCGGAAAACATACATGTGCACCACATTTTGCACGCCTCGATCGTGCCCGCTCGCATCACCGACGCCACACAGGCTGCCGGCGCTGAACTGGCTTGCAAAATCGCCGATCTACTCGAGGTCGTCGGGCTGATCGCAGTCGAACTCTTCCTAGAAGAAGATGGCAGCCTCATTATCAACGAAATGGCCCCCCGCCCGCACAATTCGGGGCACTACAGCATCGACGGCTGCATCACCAGCCAATTTGAACAACACATCCGCGCCGTAACTGACCTCCCCTTTGGTTCGACCGAGCTGCTCAAGCCAACGGTAATGATCAACCTACTCGGCGATGTATGGAGCGACGGCGAGCCCGACTGGGCGGGCCTACTCGCCGACCCGCGCGCCAAACTCCACCTCTATGACAAAGGCGAAGCCCGCCCAGGCCGCAAAATGGGACACTTCACTTTGCTCGGCGACGATATTGACGCCACCCTCGAAGCCGCCGAAGCTCACTTTAAGAAGCTATGA
- the purE gene encoding 5-(carboxyamino)imidazole ribonucleotide mutase, giving the protein MENSSAVKPVVGIIMGSQSDWSTMGEAAALLKQLEIPFETKIVSAHRTPKLLYSYAEEAESRGIQIIIAGAGGAAHLPGMTAAMTHLPVLGVPVQSKALSGQDSLLSIVQMPAGIPVMTLAIGVAGAKNAALSAASILSLNDTGVCERLKAFRAQQTETVLNTELPEA; this is encoded by the coding sequence ATGGAAAACAGCAGCGCAGTCAAACCCGTCGTCGGGATCATTATGGGAAGCCAATCGGATTGGAGCACGATGGGGGAGGCTGCGGCCTTACTCAAACAGCTTGAGATCCCCTTTGAGACAAAGATCGTGAGTGCCCACCGCACTCCCAAGCTCCTCTATAGCTACGCGGAAGAGGCGGAAAGCCGCGGCATCCAGATCATTATCGCCGGCGCCGGCGGTGCCGCTCACCTGCCCGGCATGACCGCTGCGATGACGCACTTACCCGTATTGGGCGTGCCCGTGCAATCGAAAGCGCTGAGCGGCCAGGACTCGCTGCTCTCGATCGTGCAAATGCCCGCCGGCATCCCAGTCATGACGCTCGCGATCGGCGTGGCCGGCGCGAAAAATGCCGCCCTCTCGGCCGCCTCGATACTTTCCTTGAACGACACAGGCGTATGCGAGCGCCTCAAGGCCTTCCGCGCGCAGCAGACTGAGACCGTGCTCAATACTGAGCTTCCCGAAGCTTAA